The DNA window tacaattctcagtgttttgtaccatcaattaaatcaatctttcacaattcaaaattccaagatttttgttctagaagtcttctgaatatcacgcgattagcagagactcaacactgcacaaaaatcaggtacgcttaactgtctcctacataaacagtccctgactagggttttcttgtttttacaggagaaacaagtttttgagagctcaaatggatttcatacacatccatatatctcaaagtaccatcatacaaattttcaaacttcaattcactcagacgcaccgtcagcagctcaaacagtcaacagacgacccgtttgaccaaaaaagtcaacagacagtcaaaaatgaaattttttgtcaaagtccatattttgtcaaaggattcatcatttgatcattggatgatcataattcatcaaggaaagatcaaaaatcaacaaaaccctaagattcaaaattagggtttttgcctaaaaagtcaactcaactttgactgatcataactctctcatccttcatccaaaaaattcaaaccaaagcttattttgaaggaaattaaattatctttcaaatgccattgatcccatggtcattggattcaccatttgaaaaatatgatcaaagacattacaagtcattttcaaagtcaacaaaaagacacttttttcaaaaggacacacaaggagcatcaaaaatcattttgacatgagaccaaaggcattggttagatgactctttgaggtttccaaaaagtgcaagatctccttcatatgacaaaaattgagggatttacaccttgttgaagttggctaaattttgggaaaatgcatgaaatcaacattgctcaaaaatgtattttttccaaatggggccaagttttcatggttcaaacatctttgccatgttattatgggcctcccacgaccaagacaaggcccacaccttttttatccatttttggcataattttatcttattttaagattaaattaaaaggaaaatgaatggataatgggtagcttaatttccaagcatgactcacccaaggaatcttcatctttctgcagagaattgaagagcaaggcaagtgcattgaagacaagaagacttggtcaataattcaaagctttttaatataaaaaattcaagaattccacaaaggcaactagatgcttcttagcttcaattctaagcactcaatgcttatatataggctaccttacttcagtaacaaaagagacaagttcagaaagaAAACCTtactcataatacacttgtaaccacttgaaaaaatttcaaagaaaattcaaattcgagtttttaatttcagtccatttcaatacaaactaagcattcaaacatcatctctgagcttcactgaaactattccaatcaattgcaagtcttaaacatcactgaatcgagctacacaggtcacgatttgtccaaactaaaactgacttgtatctcataacacaaacatatctagcacgatgtagacatatatttggacttggtgtggtgtgtagatcatttctggaactttaattaagttttagacgcttacacacgaagttaccattttagggttcataacctaaaatttagggctttctgaaataggcaaaattagaagttctaaatagcaccattaaaatcgcatgaacaatacgaacttaaccatggcatcgcgccaaatttatactcatgtttgcttgtattcgctattattaacaggtgtaaaagattggagtttttacaccacctgcaaatgaacggtgtaaaagcccatctgaaggttgaagatgatgcgtggcgtcctctgattggttgGGAGGCGCGCCCGTGATTTTTTAAActgaccttggattcagtgttttgcaggtgttccacgtgctatggtccctcatgctttccaccatctgatccatccatctcctaatccaacgcgccagatcatgcagctacatcatgttccctcacatgcataccacatctgattagtatccttttatttttctatttttattttaatttctttgttaaattaattaaaaatagtttcaaaaatccaaaaaatacacaaaaaatatttttagacttctaaaataatatattattttctgaaataaaaatattttatttttcttcaaaatttcaatattttgcataattaattagtatatatttatatatttgctttttaattattctaaccaatcaaaaaatcataaaaaaaattgttctttgtgttaaatattgtttatatattataaaataattttgtacatattttgaataattttctctttaagttttaattatttgtataattatttgtataattatgttttaattagcttaaatcaatttcaaataaatttccaaaaattccaaaaaaattagttttgttttaaaattaattgacaaatattttgtacatattttaaacttaatttctaggttcaaatctattttcatcttttttcttcattttaatttaattaatcatgcattaattataattaaaatcaatcataaaaaatccaaaaacatgccttttatttttcttgcaatttaaattcctagataaatgtataggatgtcaaattcatgtaaataggctagtttacatttcctgcacaatcgatgtaatagcgtagatttactttctgcactttacatttctgcattttaatttccagcaaatataaactgcgtgtatgtcaaagataaaattgaaccgttagatcactaacttcaaagataaaatatctgaatccaatcacaatcacacttgcaccttttaaggtaatccctttctcattcttttcaaaatcaaagtcaaaattctactgtttcgagtacaaaatcgaaccttttgtttgtatccggtgaaaggatagatttttaaaggaaataaggataaagaccttacaactcagggtagacctcctagtttgcttgctcaaatcaaaacaaacaaaattctcatacactgttgtttttcaaaacaaaactttcaaaaaaagacaatactttgtatacatccaaacacggattattacaaagttaacgttcttttcaaaacatctttcgaaagataaacaagcattttgtatacatccacatacggatcattacaaaattcaatttacaaaggtatttgaagccacatatgagcattctaaagcaattgaaaagtgatcgaaaaacaagtgagctaagcaaacttaagagcccatggataaccatggatacaaagggtgctaacaccttccctttgtataacttacccccttacccagaatttcttaaaggtcttttttctgtttcttttataaacctttccttaattggataaaataaaaggtcggtggcgactctgtgaattttcaaaatgcgaacgcattaagcgataaaaaagagtcagttcacgtatctctacagaacagaggtatggcccgggattaaaaaacggaggtccacagaactggcgactctgctggggacatactttcaaaaacaaaatgttttcaaaaggggttaccttaagagaatagatcacttcgatgttttcaattgattgacttgattgctctatttttcaaaggtttgtttgggtattttgcttatgtgaaagattctaacccgaatctcgagataccttaagtatatgacaatagaccaaggaaactgtacggcatgtaccgatacggttgatctggtagtcatcgttagtgcgatactttggtttatactgatgtcccttgaaaacgatcaaggagtatattaggcttccgaaatgtcattaaacactaatttgtcttagaacctttttagttgaacttgacttgtggcctattaagtggctagctttgaaattgatcgaagttagttatcctcgaggaatattttgatcggccgctcgagcgccgtattgagatgttaattccaaggatcatagaacccgaatactattctaggacaggttctaaccaactcaacttcagtggggagggtatcacctatcagctccatgcaagcctttaaacctaaggctattgtttgatttgtttttgtgtgccacatgtttgcatcataagcatatcatttttgcaccaaacacttcaaggatcaaagagtttacctttgtttttgcaggtaatggctcccgccaccaaagattacatccgaatcaacatctcaacggtaccatctgaactaaaagacttagtctcagaattccccaggaatgttcaattcactgaaaggcatggtcacctactccatttggttacctcaaaatttgaagaagacatgatacgggtcctgttccagttctttgaccctgaacatcattgctttacctttcctgattaccagttggtacccactttggaagaattctctgaactaatgggattgcctgttcgaaatcaattacctttcactggtttagaaaggattccaaaacctgaagtcatttctgctgctttacatctgcgaaaatcaaaaatcgagtccaattgggaaacaaagagtggagttaagggtttgcttaccaagttcttgttagaaaaggctcgactactgctagaaaacaaaagttatccagcttttgaggaagttatggcacttttgatctatgggttggttttattcccaaatcccgaccagttcataagtgtacacatcatcaaccttttcctaatccgtaacccggtaccaacattgctgggagacattctacattctctacacacttttcccgactctgtgaattttcaaaatgcgaaagcattaagcgataaaaaagagtcagttcacgtatctctacagaacagaggtatggcccgggattaaaaaacggaggtccacagtcgTCTACAGGGCCCTCAGTAATCATGACATCCACCAATTGGCGTTTCCCTATCTTTGGTTTAGAGGCTCTTCCCAAATTAGCCCTAGCATGCTTCGCTGGGTTTCTTCGCGTCCATTTCCTTTTTTGATCCCCCACATCCTTTAAAGCTTTATTCGGAATGTGTAATTATGTAGACAGCATCACGACCCCCAATGTTTCAGCTACTGTTTCCATATCAAGGTTGTTCTTTGAACCGTCCCCTTCGCCCTTTTTGTTATCACCTTGTTGATTTGTAGATGATTGAATTTGTTAAACTTCTGCATCCTCCCCTTTATCTTTCCCTTAAGCTTCACAGCGGCTCTAGCTAGACGACGCATTGAAGAGTTCCCAATTGCACAGACTAGAGCTTGAATCCCGTTTTTTGAACTCATCCGTGAGTTTTGGCAGTGGTGAAGCCCTCAACCATTGACCAAAAGCTAGGTCCTGCTCTTCTATATCATCAAACCCCTCTTCATTGAGTTCCTCAACTGCCTCACAATCTTTGATCTGGTGGCCCATTCTCCCACATATGAAGCAGAAAGTAGGAAGCCTTTCATATTTGAAATGGACCCTAATCTTTTTACCTTTGAAAGTGACGACTGTACCACGTTTCAATGACTCCTTCAGATCCGTAGTGAATTTGATACGCAGAAACCTCCCATTTCTACTAGTTTCTCTAACATCCATTTCCTCAAAGATACCTATAATATTCCCCAATTTCTTCTCCATAGTCTCAGATCTAAGGATGAGAGGGAGATCGTAAATTCTAACCCAGAAGGAGCTGAAGTGCAGGTCAAGATCAAAAGGTTGTTCCTCACCTGAGATGCGTTTCAACATAAGAAGGGCTCTATCAAAAATCCATGGGTCAGATTTTAGAACGTAATCCATGTTTCTTTTCGAATTAAATTTGAAGAGAAATAGGTTTTTGCTTAGATCTTGGACTTCCATCGTGTGCTTCAGCTTCCATGCGTTCAACATTATACTCTTAAAAGCTCTGCTATTGAAATTACTTTCTGTCCACAATTTCCCAGCTAGGGTTCTTTAGAGTGATTCATCTTCAAAAAGCTCCCCCTCATCTGCTACCACTCCTTCCTTTTCTTCTTTAGAGAGGGTAAATTCTTTCCACTTTTCCATATCTCAGAGAAAATCACCACCACCGcgctaaaaaaagaaaaaaatggtcCACCCAAGGAGATGAGAAGGAACCTAATAAAAAACGATAGGTTGAGAAAGCCAGAGATCCTGGGAAGAAAGCCACTACAACCAATTAAGGAGGAGGGCGAAAAGACACGATAAGATTTTTAGAGAGAGAAGGTCTGCCTTCTCTCTAGAAATCATGTGAAACTCAATTAATTAAAAGGGACAATACATTTGATATACATACCAGTTTGTATATTAAGGTATATATTTCATGAAACAGAATGACGGTACAgtataaaaatatcaaatcagATTCTCAATCTATCTCTAAATTAGAAATCACGTGAAACTCAATTAATTAAAAGTGACGATACAATTGATATACATACCAGTTTGTATATTAAGGTATATATTTCATGAAACAGAATGACGGTACAGTATAAAAATATCAAATCGGATTCTCAATCTATCTCTAAATTTCACCAATGTAACAATTACTATCATCAAAACATGTTTCTAACAACAATTTCTTGAATTCTCAACAAAACCTAACATATCAAAAACCTAAATTAGAAGAACAAAATCCTTAAATCAtattaatctacccattgacccaatcatactaaccaataataataaggattctccctcTTACCTCTTTGATTTCTTGAAACTCTAGCTTTTGTTATTCTCctctcttagtctcctttctcctctttctcttctcttgaaaaTAAACAAATGAAATGATGTCTCTACTCTCTtcaaacccttactatcttatgtTTTAATGGGAAAATAACttaatgtctcatatttccgatctaatcttaattactcggaaaattctcaTAACGCTAAATATtagctcattaatatttctaatactaaaaatattaaaattttcgattaaatatcgatccgctttCCAAAACTCATACCAATTAAATCGTCctaaaacgcgaaaatttcaataaacatcacaaatgactaaattaagcaagtAATTATTTTTCCGGACGTTACACCTATCATAGGCTCTTTTTCTTGGCCTAGCCTGACCTTTTTTAAAGTCTGGTctgacctgaaagcctatttaagaGCTTGTTTCTAATTAAGGTTTTTAATTAATCTATATTACTTAAGTCTTATAAGTCGACCTATATATGAATATTTAGGCCGATCtatttagtttttgttctaatatatatatatatatatatatatatatatatatatatatatatatatatatatatatatatatatatatagagagagagagagagagagagagaggagggatattcttactctaagagtaagttattaacacttactccacatcttgaccattagtTCTACTCAATCTAATGACTAAAAATAATAagcaattaaatgtggagagagaaaataatactcattaattttaacaattAGATTGAgaataattaatggtcaagatgtggagtaagtcttgataacttactcttcgagtaagaatatccctcctcatatatatagaggagggatattcttactccaagagtaagttagtaacacttactccacatcttgaccattaattctattcaatctaatggctaaaaattataagcaattatatatatatatatatatatatatatatatatatatatatatatatatatatatatatatatatatatatatatatatatatatatatatatatatacacgtcaACCTATTTAacattgtttttttaatatatatgtatatatagtccATTCAGTTtagcctatttttaatatacatgaaaatataagCCGACTTATAAGGAGTAGGCTAGGCCATAGTCTCCTGTAGATCGGTCTGACCTATTCTCACTTTTAGTTAAaacatttcaaaaataaaaaatatattaatgataaatattatataatattatacttttaaaaaaataaaagactttctacattttttaaaaaaacttatttccAAAACCCTTGATTGCCCTCATCTTTTATTTCGCAAACAGAACCAAAGAATTGATATAAATTGTtacatattattttatatgtcggTTTTACAAGAATGGGATGAGTGGGGTAACTCGCTCCCATTGATTTTGTGTGGCTTAATTAAGCTCGACGTAAATTCAGTTCCAGATTGTCCCTAAACCCAATAACAAAGTTCTTAGTTGTAGGGACACCAATTGGACGTTTTCCTAACTTCATCTCTTTTATGGGCCTAAAACAAGCTAGACTAAGATAATCTTGAGAAATTAACCTGTcactaaaaaaatctaaaaaataacttTGTTGAAAGTTTTCTTATAAAAATCTAAAATCTGTTGAGCGACCGGAAATTTCAAGCACATAGAAAAAATGTTTAaaacaatgagatttttctcaaaaattttgaaatttttgtaagattttatcagaaattttgaaattttcggtagattttatcagaaattttaaaatttctaggAGATTTTACCAGCAACTTTGAAATATCTTGAATTttatcaaaaatttcaaaatttatagaattttaccaaaaattttaaaattttcgtaACTAATTGCAACTACCAGAAATTTTTAATGAACTACTGAAAATTTCTTCTATATATCAAAAATttcaatattatattaaaaattttgttcGGAAAAAATTATTCTCATttcacaaaaaataattttaaaataatgaaaaatgagGAGTGTACAATAAAATTCTCGATAATTTTGTATGATCAGCACTCTCAAATCTAAAAAAACAAGCATGACAACAACTAAACCAAGACTTTATTTGGGTCTACAATAAATCTTAAAACCCATCTAAACTCCACTCCTCATTATTAAAGTCTCAATGATGAAAGCATGATCTATTGTCGTTTTGTTAAACATGTCACAAGAAAACCTTACATAACATAAACATAGCTCTGTTGGGAAAACCTTGTCCATTAAAGACCACTTTCACAATGTAGGGCGTATATTTAAAGCAAGCAAGTCGTGAATCTTCCAAGATTATAAGAAAGGTTGTCTGTTCAAGATGATAATAAAGAACATACAAGTACAACACATCTCGTGCTATATTATTGGTGTTGATCTATGCATTCCAAGTAGGCCATAATGTGACCATAGCTACCAACACCCTTCGTATAATTGGTAGTGCATACAAATTCGATTGCAGATAAGTATGGCAACGGAGTGAATCATAGCCAAGTTTCACCTCTCTCATATTCAAATTTGGTATAGCCGAACATTCATTGTTCACCGTCTTGATATTTGATCGCGATGGAGGATTAAAATATGAACTCGTGATAAACGGGTTCAGGTTGGATTCTGACATCTCCTTCTCGCCACGATTTATGTAATGGAATgtacttttttaatataaatattcatTTTGCTCAACATCaaattattacaaaataaaaaaaaaattgttattttatGGAATCAAAATTGGTCTTGATCGATGATGGAGAACCCTGAATCGGAGGTACTGATCTCCGATGCGGTGACGAAGGGTGGACCTACAAGGTTAGTACTCCAACATCCAAGTTATTTCAGAGTCCAAAATAAGTTTAGTGAAAAGTGGAGATCATAAAAGTGTAATTTGGATCTCACGTGTGCGTAGTGCACTTGAGTTCGTTTACATTTCTTAGGAAAAATACAACCATTGATCTTATAATTTCTCATTCTCATTGATCTTATCTGTTGATCATCTTCTGCTATATATAAGGCTTTTTGAGTTTTGAGAAAACTTTTCGCTATCCTTGATAATCAGTTTCAATTTGAGAGTAtctttccttcttcttctctagGAGTATTTCTTAGAGTGATTGTTATTCTTTAAAAAAAGCCTTCACTTTCCCATTTGAATTTCGCTTTTCTCGTCAGATTCTGCTTCTCCCAGGAACCCTTTTTACCTTAAGGTTTTCGATATCTTTAGAACTTTTTTGCATGGTTAATACGAACGATAGTCCCATTAGCTTGTTTAACAACTTTGAGAGTGATGATTCCTCTCCCTTAGTTAGGCAGAGGTATATTATAGTCCAAATCATTTCGGCTTAATCACTAATTAATTAGCCTGCGAGGTCATATATGAAACTAACGATTCTGATTCGAAGAAGCTCACTAGGGCCTTTTAAGACAATGGGGCTCCTTCCAACGATTGTTCTCTCGAAGTTTTCTTCTCTGATGAAGATGTAGAAGAAATGTAGTCACTTTTGTGCATGCTTCCTATCAAGTAGCACGAACATTGACTTTGCCTACTTTGCTTACTTTGGAAATAGAGGTTTCCATTTTAAAGGGGAAGGATGCCAAGTAGTATGTTGAGGCTTGTTAAAAGGCCTATTGTCAAGATACTAGTGATGCCGACATCAAAGGTCATATGGAACATGGATCCCAACCAGATAGGGTTAGTTGGCTTGAGACCTTTGAGATCTTTAAGGCCGATAAGTTGTCTTTAAAAATGGATATGTTAGTGGACCTAGTCAATGAAAATAAATACCGCAGGGTGGACTCAAAGATCTTGGAAACCCCCTCCGTTTTAAGTGACCTGGCAGTTGTGAGTGTGGCTAAAATTGTTGTCCGCCACCCCTCCAACTAGCCAGCCTTTTCGATGGATTCGGGAAAAAGCATATCCAACACCTTTAAAGGGTGTTATGTTCCTTTTTACGAGTGTTTGTTCACCAGGGAGAACTTGTAATTGCCTTTATCTGAATTTGAGGTGGAAGTGTTGAAGTTCTAGATGCTCTCCCTTAACCAGATCCTTAATTTTTCCCTAGGCTTTCCTAAAGGTGTTCCAATTTTGGGCTGAGCATATGTCTTTGAAACCTTCCTATCAGCTATTCTTAAGTCTTTTACCTTACTTCCTAGAATAATATTCGAGATCAGATACTTATTGAGTTACATCAACTTGTTCCCTTGTTCGGACCTTTGGTGAGGATAGAGTCctatgtgttttttttaacatagGTGTttgtacttgcaaataaaatggaatctttgcaAAAGGTCTATGCTATTGTTGCTGCTTAGGGTGTAAAAACTAGTCCCCCAAGTTGAGTTGTTACAACTCCTCCTCCTACAACGTCCATCGCGTCAGGTACTAATGAGGTTTCCCCAGCCACCATTGGAGCTAATTTGCCTATAAATTTCAGTGTTGCTCTGATTATGGAGGATCGGCCTCAATCTTCTAATGCCTCGGTGAAGGGGGATTAGGATCAAGATCAAAGTCCCCTCTTAGAGGAAGATTCTCCTAAACTGGCTTGTTTGTCTGGAAGTGGTGCTTCAAGATCACCTACCCCTCTCCTAAAGTTTTCGGCAACCTTTTCTACATGGATTCCTAAAACTCTAGAGGTAGAAGTTGATGTATGTCTGAGAAGGATTTGATCCACCTTCAGAATCTTCCTTAGGCAAATAAAATGGAAGTTTTTCCGAGGTTACCTTCTACACATATTGGGCAGACTCTTTATTTTCTCTTGTTGATGGTCGGGTTGATGTCCTGGCCATGAGTAATCTTTCCAATGAGAGAGATACTTGAAAGAGGAAATGTAAGGTCATGGAGAATAAATTGTTCAAGTTTTAGGTTGAGATGTTTGTGAAGgtgcgagaaacacaagaaagggggttttgaattgggttgcaccaaatataatctttttgcaactcaaacacaaagctaacaagtgaataaaaataaatgaacacaattatttttatcctagtttaTTGTTAACTAAGTTACTCCAGTCTATCCCGCAAGGTTAGCCTTATCCACAAGTACTTAATAAACTGATTAAAGACAACCACAATAAGTATGATCAACCTTGTTGACAATCCCAACAAGTCATTTGATCCTTATTGTGAATCCACAGACAACCACAATAAGTTTGATCAACCTTGCTGACAACCCCAACAAGCCTGTCGATCCTTATTGCCAAGCCACAAATAACCATAATAAGTCTGATCAACCTTGTTAACAACCCCAACAAGTCAGTTGATCCTTATTGCGAATCCATGATGACCGCAACTAAAGTCTTCTTGAGAATCCTGACTACACCTAGTCTCTCATGGAACCTATCAACAATTGTTGATTACAAATATGTGTATACAGAGATGCTTCTAACAAGAAGTTTACACAATTTTTAAgtacaacaacacaaaagtgttgataGCATGATATAAACAAAAACTcgctaaaaatacaaaaatatacaaagaaTATCTCAAAAGAGTTTGTGCATCGCTTTAGTGTATTTTTTTAGAACTGGTTcgttgatttcaaa is part of the Vicia villosa cultivar HV-30 ecotype Madison, WI linkage group LG2, Vvil1.0, whole genome shotgun sequence genome and encodes:
- the LOC131648902 gene encoding uncharacterized protein LOC131648902 is translated as MDYVLKSDPWIFDRALLMLKRISGEEQPFDLDLHFSSFWVRIYDLPLILRSETMEKKLGNIIGIFEEMDVRETSRNGRFLRIKFTTDLKESLKRGTVVTFKGKKIRVHFKYERLPTFCFICGRMGHQIKDCEAVEELNEEGFDDIEEQDLAFGQWLRASPLPKLTDEFKKRDSSSSLCNWELFNASSS